The following proteins are encoded in a genomic region of Streptococcus gwangjuense:
- a CDS encoding NUDIX hydrolase, with amino-acid sequence MPQLATICYIDNGKELLMLHRNKKPNDVHEGKWIGVGGKLERGETPQECAAREIFEETGLKAKPVLKGVITFPEFTPDLDWYTYVFKVTEFEGDLIDCNEGTLEWVPYDEVLSKPTWEGDHTFVEWLLEDKPFFSAKFVYDGDKLLDTQVDFYE; translated from the coding sequence ATGCCTCAGTTAGCGACGATTTGCTACATTGATAACGGGAAAGAACTGCTCATGCTCCACCGTAATAAGAAGCCCAATGATGTCCATGAAGGGAAATGGATTGGTGTGGGTGGCAAACTAGAGCGTGGTGAGACGCCTCAGGAATGCGCAGCGCGTGAAATCTTCGAAGAAACAGGACTCAAAGCCAAGCCAGTTCTAAAAGGTGTTATCACTTTTCCTGAATTTACGCCAGATTTAGACTGGTACACCTATGTTTTTAAAGTGACGGAGTTCGAGGGGGACTTGATTGACTGCAACGAGGGAACCTTAGAATGGGTTCCCTATGATGAAGTTCTCAGCAAGCCAACTTGGGAAGGTGACCACACCTTTGTTGAATGGCTTTTAGAGGATAAACCCTTCTTTTCAGCCAAGTTTGTTTATGATGGGGATAAATTGTTGGATACCCAAGTTGATTTCTATGAATAA
- a CDS encoding dihydroorotase: MLLIKNGRVMDPKSGLDQVCDVLVEDGKIIKIAPEIKEEGAEILDTTGLVVAPGLVDIHVHFREPGQTHKEDIHTGALAAAAGGFTTVVMMANTSPTISDVETLQEVLQSAAKEKINVKTVATITKNFNGQDLTDFKALLAAGAVGFSDDGIPLESSKVVKEAMEESKKLNTFISLHEEDPGLNGILGFNENIAKEHFHICGATGVAEYAMMARDVMIAYATKAHVHIQHLSKEESVKVVEFAQGLGAQVTAEVAPQHFSKTEALLLTQGSNAKMNPPLRLESDRRAVIEGLKSGVITVIATDHAPHHADEKNVEDITKAPSGMTGLETSLSLGLTYLVEAGELSLMELLEKMTYNPSKLYNFEAGYLAENGPADITIFDAKADRLVDSHFASKAANSPFIGETLKGQVKYTICKGQIVYQN, encoded by the coding sequence ATGCTACTAATCAAAAATGGTCGTGTAATGGATCCCAAGTCTGGTTTGGATCAAGTGTGTGATGTCTTGGTTGAAGATGGAAAGATTATCAAAATTGCGCCTGAAATTAAAGAAGAAGGCGCAGAAATCCTGGATACCACAGGTCTTGTAGTTGCTCCTGGCTTGGTTGATATCCATGTTCATTTTCGTGAACCTGGTCAGACCCACAAGGAAGACATCCATACTGGTGCCCTAGCAGCCGCTGCAGGTGGTTTTACCACGGTTGTCATGATGGCTAATACTAGTCCAACCATTTCAGACGTGGAGACTTTGCAAGAAGTTCTCCAGTCAGCTGCCAAAGAGAAGATTAATGTTAAGACGGTTGCGACCATTACTAAGAACTTTAATGGCCAAGACTTGACTGACTTCAAGGCACTCTTAGCAGCTGGTGCGGTTGGTTTCTCTGATGACGGTATTCCACTTGAAAGCAGTAAAGTTGTCAAGGAAGCCATGGAGGAATCTAAAAAGCTTAATACCTTTATTAGTCTTCATGAGGAAGATCCAGGTTTGAATGGGATTCTTGGGTTTAACGAAAATATTGCTAAAGAACATTTCCATATCTGTGGTGCGACTGGGGTAGCTGAGTATGCTATGATGGCGCGTGATGTCATGATTGCCTATGCAACCAAGGCCCATGTTCATATTCAACATTTGTCTAAGGAAGAAAGTGTTAAAGTAGTGGAGTTTGCTCAGGGGCTAGGTGCGCAAGTAACAGCAGAAGTAGCGCCACAGCATTTCTCTAAGACAGAAGCGCTCCTTTTGACACAAGGAAGCAATGCTAAGATGAATCCGCCACTTCGTTTGGAATCAGACCGTCGTGCTGTTATCGAAGGTCTTAAATCTGGCGTCATCACAGTTATCGCGACTGACCATGCGCCTCACCATGCGGATGAAAAAAATGTCGAAGATATTACCAAAGCGCCATCTGGTATGACTGGCTTAGAAACATCTCTTTCTCTCGGTTTAACTTATTTGGTGGAAGCTGGTGAGTTAAGCTTGATGGAATTACTTGAAAAAATGACATACAACCCATCCAAGCTTTACAACTTTGAAGCAGGTTACTTGGCTGAGAATGGTCCAGCGGACATCACTATTTTTGATGCTAAGGCTGACCGCCTTGTGGACTCCCATTTTGCTTCAAAAGCAGCTAATTCACCATTCATCGGTGAAACTTTAAAAGGGCAGGTTAAATATACCATCTGTAAGGGACAAATTGTCTATCAAAACTAG
- the pdrM gene encoding sodium-coupled multidrug efflux MATE transporter PdrM, with protein MYQTHHFKDKFILFLKIFFPILIYQFANYSASFVDTTMTGQYNTMDLAGVSMATSIWNPFFTFLTGIVSALVPIIGHHLGRGKKEEVASDFYQFIYLALGLSVILLGMVLFLAPPILNHIGLEAPVAAVAVRYLWFLSIGIIPLLLFSVIRSLLDSLGLTKLSMYLMLLLLPLNSGFNYLLIFGAFGVPELGGAGSGLGTSLAYWVLLGISVLVLFKQEKLKALHLEKRIPLNMDKIKEGVRLGLPIGGTVFAEVAIFSVVGLIMAKFSSLIIASHQSAMNFSSLMYAFPMSISSAMAIVVSYEVGAKRFDDAKTYIGLGRWTALIFAAFTLSFLYIFRGNVASLYGNDSEFIDLTARFLTYSLFFQLADTFAAPLQGILRGYKDTVIPFYLGLVGYWGVAIPVAMVFDFLTDFGAYSYWIGLIISLIVSGALYRWRLTVIMKRFESLAKSKR; from the coding sequence ATGTACCAAACCCATCATTTTAAAGACAAATTTATCTTATTTTTAAAGATATTTTTCCCTATCCTGATTTATCAATTTGCCAATTATTCTGCCTCCTTTGTTGATACGACTATGACAGGTCAATACAATACCATGGACTTGGCTGGTGTGTCTATGGCAACCAGTATCTGGAATCCTTTCTTTACTTTCCTAACAGGGATTGTTTCAGCTTTGGTGCCCATCATTGGTCACCATCTTGGTCGAGGAAAAAAGGAAGAAGTTGCATCTGATTTTTACCAATTCATCTATTTGGCCCTGGGTCTATCCGTTATCTTACTGGGGATGGTACTTTTCTTGGCACCACCAATCTTGAATCATATTGGACTAGAAGCACCAGTGGCGGCAGTAGCGGTTCGCTATCTTTGGTTTTTATCTATCGGAATTATCCCCTTGTTGCTCTTTAGTGTCATTCGCTCTTTGCTGGATTCGCTGGGCTTGACCAAACTTTCCATGTACCTCATGCTTTTGTTACTTCCTCTCAATAGTGGATTTAACTATCTCTTGATTTTCGGAGCCTTTGGTGTTCCAGAACTGGGAGGTGCTGGTTCAGGTTTAGGAACATCCTTGGCCTACTGGGTCTTGCTGGGGATTTCTGTTCTGGTTTTATTTAAACAGGAGAAGCTCAAAGCCCTACATCTTGAGAAACGAATTCCGCTTAATATGGATAAAATTAAGGAAGGGGTTCGCTTAGGTCTGCCTATTGGGGGAACTGTCTTCGCAGAAGTGGCTATTTTCTCCGTGGTTGGTTTGATTATGGCTAAGTTTTCGTCCTTGATTATCGCTAGTCACCAGTCAGCTATGAATTTTTCATCTCTCATGTATGCTTTCCCTATGAGTATCTCATCGGCTATGGCTATTGTCGTTTCCTATGAAGTTGGAGCCAAGCGGTTTGATGATGCGAAAACCTATATTGGTCTAGGAAGATGGACTGCCCTCATTTTTGCGGCCTTCACCTTATCTTTCCTTTACATTTTTAGGGGAAATGTGGCCAGTCTTTATGGTAACGACTCAGAATTTATCGATTTGACAGCGCGTTTTTTGACTTATAGCCTCTTCTTCCAGTTAGCAGATACCTTTGCAGCACCGCTTCAGGGAATTTTACGAGGTTATAAGGATACAGTGATTCCTTTTTACCTTGGTTTGGTTGGTTATTGGGGAGTAGCAATCCCAGTAGCTATGGTCTTTGATTTCCTAACAGATTTTGGAGCTTATTCTTACTGGATCGGTTTGATTATTAGTCTAATCGTGAGTGGGGCGCTATACCGTTGGCGTTTAACTGTGATTATGAAGAGATTTGAATCTTTAGCAAAATCTAAACGATAA
- a CDS encoding thiamine pyrophosphate-dependent dehydrogenase E1 component subunit alpha, protein MSTLDKNLLLEMFRKMEEIRRMDLKIAQLVKKGKVPGMTHFSVGEEAANVGAMLALNPDDLITSNHRGHGQAIAKGIDLNGMMAEILGKYTGTCKGKGGSMHIADLDAGNLGANGIVGGGMGIAVGAALSQQMQHTGKIVVCFFGDGATNEGVFHEAVNMASIWNLPVIFYCINNGYGISADIKKMTNVEHIHQRSAAYGIPGMFIEDGNNVIDVYEGFKKAVDHVRSGNGPVLIESVTYRWLGHSSSDPGKYRTREEVELWKQKDPIENLRKYLIENTIASAVELEEIQAQVKEAVEASVKFAEESPFPPLESAFEDIYAD, encoded by the coding sequence ATGTCAACTTTAGATAAAAATCTTTTGCTAGAGATGTTCCGAAAGATGGAAGAAATCCGTCGTATGGACTTAAAAATTGCGCAATTAGTAAAGAAAGGGAAAGTGCCAGGAATGACGCACTTTTCTGTTGGAGAAGAGGCAGCTAACGTGGGTGCTATGTTGGCTCTCAATCCAGATGATCTGATTACCTCAAACCACCGTGGTCATGGACAAGCTATTGCCAAAGGAATTGACCTAAACGGAATGATGGCTGAAATCCTCGGTAAATATACTGGAACCTGTAAAGGTAAAGGTGGTTCTATGCATATCGCTGACCTTGATGCTGGTAACCTTGGTGCCAATGGTATCGTAGGTGGTGGTATGGGAATCGCTGTTGGTGCAGCCCTCAGTCAGCAAATGCAACATACCGGAAAAATCGTTGTCTGCTTCTTTGGAGATGGTGCGACCAATGAAGGTGTTTTCCACGAAGCAGTGAACATGGCTTCTATCTGGAACCTGCCAGTCATTTTCTATTGCATTAACAACGGTTACGGTATCTCTGCGGATATCAAGAAAATGACCAATGTCGAACATATCCATCAACGTAGCGCCGCTTATGGAATTCCTGGAATGTTCATCGAAGACGGTAACAATGTCATCGACGTCTATGAAGGATTTAAGAAAGCTGTAGATCATGTTCGCAGTGGCAATGGTCCAGTCTTGATTGAAAGTGTAACTTATCGCTGGCTTGGTCACTCATCATCTGACCCTGGTAAATATCGTACGCGTGAAGAAGTGGAATTGTGGAAACAAAAAGACCCGATCGAAAACCTTCGCAAGTACCTCATTGAAAATACTATTGCAAGTGCCGTAGAATTGGAAGAAATCCAAGCGCAAGTCAAGGAAGCAGTAGAAGCTTCTGTTAAATTTGCAGAAGAAAGTCCATTCCCACCGCTTGAATCAGCATTTGAAGATATTTACGCAGACTAA
- a CDS encoding alpha-ketoacid dehydrogenase subunit beta, with translation METKTMSFRDTIILAMSEEMRRDENVFLMGEDVGVFGGDFGTSVGMLEEFGPERVRDCPISEAAISGAAAGAAMTGLRPIVDMTFMDFSVIAMDNIVNQAAKTRYMFGGKGQVPMTVRCAAGNGVGSAAQHSQSLESWFTHIPGLKVVAPGTPADMKGLLKSSIRDNNPVIILEYKSEFNQKGEVPVDPDYTIPLGVGEIKREGTDVTVVTYGKMLRRVVQAAEELAEEGISVEIVDPRTLVPLDKDIIINSVKKTGKVVLVNDAHKTSGYIGEISAIISESEAFDYLDAPIRRCAGEDVPMPYAQNLENAMIPTVESIKDAIRKTYNKE, from the coding sequence ATGGAAACAAAAACAATGTCCTTCCGTGACACCATTATCCTTGCTATGTCTGAGGAAATGCGTCGCGATGAAAATGTGTTCTTGATGGGAGAAGACGTCGGTGTCTTCGGAGGAGACTTCGGAACTTCTGTTGGAATGCTTGAAGAATTCGGTCCAGAACGTGTCCGTGACTGTCCGATTTCTGAAGCTGCCATCTCTGGAGCAGCAGCCGGAGCAGCCATGACAGGCCTTCGTCCCATCGTTGATATGACCTTTATGGACTTCTCGGTCATTGCCATGGACAATATCGTCAACCAAGCAGCTAAAACACGTTACATGTTTGGTGGGAAAGGTCAGGTTCCAATGACTGTCCGTTGTGCAGCAGGTAACGGAGTTGGTTCTGCAGCCCAGCACTCGCAATCACTAGAGTCTTGGTTTACTCACATTCCAGGACTTAAGGTTGTAGCACCAGGTACACCTGCGGACATGAAAGGACTGCTTAAGTCTTCTATCCGTGATAACAACCCTGTTATCATTCTTGAGTACAAGTCAGAATTTAACCAAAAAGGGGAAGTACCAGTTGATCCAGACTACACGATTCCACTTGGAGTTGGCGAAATTAAACGCGAAGGAACGGATGTAACAGTTGTTACTTATGGAAAAATGCTTCGTCGTGTGGTTCAAGCTGCTGAAGAATTAGCAGAAGAAGGAATTTCTGTTGAGATTGTTGACCCACGCACCCTTGTTCCACTTGATAAGGATATCATCATTAACTCAGTTAAGAAGACTGGTAAGGTTGTTCTGGTTAACGATGCCCATAAAACAAGTGGCTATATCGGAGAGATTTCAGCAATTATTTCAGAATCGGAAGCATTTGACTATCTAGATGCACCAATCCGCCGTTGTGCAGGAGAAGATGTGCCAATGCCTTATGCACAAAACCTAGAAAATGCAATGATACCAACAGTTGAGAGCATTAAGGATGCAATCCGAAAAACTTATAACAAAGAATAA
- a CDS encoding dihydrolipoamide acetyltransferase, with protein sequence MADDKLRATPAARKLADDLGINLYDVSGSGANGRVHKEDVETYKDTNVVRISPLAKRIALEHNIAWQEIQGTGHRGKIMKKDVLALLPENIENNTIKSPAQIEKVEEVPDNVTPYGEIERIPMTPMRKVIAQRMVESYLTAPTFTLNYEVDMTEMLALRKKVLELIMEATGKKTTVTDLLSLAVVKTLMKHPYINASLTEDGKTIITHNYINLAMAVGMDNGLMTPVVYNAEKMSLSELVVAFKDVIGRTLDGKLAPSELQNSTFTISNLGMFGVQSFGPIINQPNSAILGVSSTIEKPVVVNGEIVIRPIMSLGLTIDHRVVDGMAGAKFMKDLKELIENPISMLI encoded by the coding sequence ATGGCTGATGACAAGCTAAGAGCGACTCCTGCAGCTAGAAAATTAGCGGATGATTTAGGGATCAACCTCTACGACGTTTCTGGCTCAGGTGCAAACGGTCGTGTCCACAAAGAAGACGTGGAAACTTATAAAGACACAAACGTGGTTCGCATTTCGCCACTTGCAAAACGAATTGCCCTCGAACATAACATTGCTTGGCAGGAGATCCAAGGAACCGGTCATCGTGGTAAAATCATGAAGAAGGATGTTTTGGCCTTGCTTCCTGAAAATATTGAAAACAACACCATCAAGTCTCCTGCTCAGATTGAAAAAGTGGAAGAAGTTCCTGATAACGTAACACCATACGGTGAAATTGAACGTATTCCAATGACACCAATGCGTAAGGTTATTGCCCAACGTATGGTTGAATCTTACTTGACTGCGCCAACCTTCACTCTCAACTATGAAGTTGATATGACTGAAATGTTGGCTCTTCGTAAGAAGGTTCTTGAGCTAATCATGGAAGCAACTGGAAAGAAGACTACTGTAACAGACCTTCTTTCACTTGCAGTTGTTAAGACTCTTATGAAACACCCATACATCAACGCTTCATTGACAGAAGATGGCAAGACCATTATCACTCACAACTATATCAACCTTGCGATGGCAGTTGGGATGGATAATGGATTAATGACACCTGTTGTTTACAATGCTGAGAAGATGAGTCTTTCAGAACTGGTTGTAGCCTTCAAAGATGTTATTGGCCGTACCTTGGATGGCAAATTGGCTCCAAGTGAACTGCAAAATTCAACATTCACAATCAGTAACTTGGGAATGTTTGGCGTTCAGTCCTTTGGTCCTATCATCAACCAACCAAACTCAGCTATCCTTGGTGTCAGTTCGACAATCGAGAAGCCAGTTGTCGTCAATGGTGAGATTGTCATTCGCCCAATCATGAGTCTTGGTTTAACAATTGACCACCGTGTCGTAGATGGTATGGCTGGTGCTAAGTTTATGAAAGACTTGAAAGAATTAATTGAAAATCCAATCTCAATGTTGATTTAA
- the lpdA gene encoding dihydrolipoyl dehydrogenase produces MALEVIMPKAGVDMTEGQIVQWNKKVGEFVKEGEILLEIMTDKVSMELEAEEDGYLIAILKGDGETVPVTEVIGYLGEEGENIPTAGAAAPEASPVTVASDANDDGKSDDAFDIVVIGGGPAGYVAAIKAAQLGGKVALVEKSELGGTCLNRGCIPTKTYLHNAEIIENIGHAANRGIVIENPNFTVDMDKLLETKSKVVNTLVGGVAGLLRSYGVTVHKGIGTITKDKNVLVNGSELLETKKIILAGGSKVSKINVPGMESSLVMTSDDILEMNEVPESLVIIGGGVVGIELGQAFMTFGSKVTVIEMMDRIVPAMDAEVSKNLRLILERKGMTILTGTKLQEIIEENGQLRIKVEGKDDIIASKALLSIGRVPDLEGIGDVEFELDRGRIKVNEYMETSVPGIYAPGDINGTKMLAHAAFRMGEVAAENALKGNHAVAKLNLTPAAIYTLPEVAAVGLTEEQAREKYDVAIGKFNFAANGRAIASDAAQGFVKVIADKKYGEILGVHIIGPAAAELINEASSIIEMEITVEEMLKTIHGHPTYSEVMYEAFADVLGMAIHSPKKK; encoded by the coding sequence ATGGCCTTAGAAGTAATTATGCCAAAAGCCGGCGTGGATATGACAGAAGGACAAATCGTCCAATGGAATAAAAAAGTCGGAGAATTTGTAAAAGAAGGAGAAATCCTTTTGGAAATCATGACTGATAAAGTCAGCATGGAATTGGAAGCCGAAGAAGACGGTTACTTGATCGCTATCCTCAAAGGAGATGGTGAAACTGTCCCTGTAACGGAAGTTATCGGTTACCTTGGTGAAGAAGGGGAAAACATCCCAACAGCTGGAGCAGCAGCGCCAGAAGCTAGCCCTGTAACTGTAGCAAGTGATGCAAACGATGATGGTAAGAGCGATGATGCTTTTGATATCGTCGTGATTGGCGGAGGTCCTGCTGGTTATGTTGCAGCCATTAAAGCTGCCCAACTCGGTGGTAAGGTTGCCCTTGTTGAGAAATCTGAACTTGGTGGAACCTGCTTAAACCGTGGATGTATTCCAACCAAGACCTACCTTCATAACGCTGAAATTATTGAAAATATTGGTCATGCTGCAAACCGTGGTATCGTCATTGAAAATCCAAACTTCACTGTAGATATGGACAAACTTTTAGAAACTAAATCTAAAGTTGTTAATACTCTTGTTGGTGGAGTTGCTGGTCTTCTTCGTAGCTACGGAGTTACTGTTCATAAAGGAATTGGTACGATCACTAAGGACAAGAATGTCTTGGTAAATGGTTCTGAATTGCTTGAAACCAAGAAAATCATCCTTGCTGGTGGTTCAAAAGTCAGCAAAATCAACGTTCCTGGTATGGAATCTTCACTTGTGATGACTAGTGACGACATTCTTGAAATGAATGAAGTACCAGAAAGTCTTGTTATCATCGGTGGTGGAGTTGTCGGTATCGAACTTGGTCAGGCCTTCATGACATTTGGTTCAAAAGTAACTGTTATCGAAATGATGGACCGTATCGTGCCAGCTATGGATGCAGAAGTGTCTAAGAATCTTCGCTTGATCCTTGAACGTAAAGGAATGACCATCTTGACTGGTACTAAACTGCAAGAAATCATCGAGGAAAATGGTCAACTTCGTATTAAAGTTGAAGGAAAAGACGATATCATTGCAAGCAAAGCTCTTCTGTCAATCGGTCGTGTACCAGATCTTGAAGGTATTGGCGATGTTGAGTTTGAATTGGATCGTGGACGTATCAAGGTCAACGAATACATGGAAACTTCTGTTCCAGGTATTTACGCACCAGGTGATATTAATGGTACTAAGATGTTGGCGCACGCAGCCTTCCGTATGGGTGAAGTTGCCGCTGAAAATGCCCTTAAAGGAAATCATGCTGTTGCCAAACTGAACTTGACTCCTGCAGCCATCTACACTCTTCCTGAAGTAGCAGCAGTAGGCTTGACTGAAGAACAAGCACGTGAGAAATACGATGTTGCCATCGGTAAGTTCAACTTTGCTGCTAACGGTCGTGCTATTGCATCTGATGCAGCTCAAGGTTTTGTAAAAGTCATTGCAGATAAGAAATATGGAGAAATCCTTGGTGTTCACATCATTGGCCCTGCAGCTGCAGAATTGATCAATGAAGCATCAAGCATTATCGAAATGGAAATCACTGTTGAAGAAATGCTGAAGACTATCCACGGACACCCAACTTACTCTGAAGTGATGTACGAAGCATTTGCAGATGTTTTAGGAATGGCCATCCACTCACCTAAGAAAAAATAA
- a CDS encoding lipoate--protein ligase: protein MKYIINHSNDTAFNIALEEYAFKHLLDEDQIFLLWINKPSIIVGRHQNTIEEINRDYVRENGIEVVRRISGGGAVYHDLNNLNYTIISKEDENKAFDFKSFSTPVINTLAQLGVKAEFTGRNDLEIDGKKFCGNAQAYINGRIMHHGCLLFDVDLSVLANALKVSKDKFESKGVKSVRARVTNIINELPEKITVEEFRDLLLEYMKKEYPEMTEYVFSEEELAEINRIKDTKFGTWDWNYGKSPEFNIRRGTKFTSGKVEVFANVIESKIQDIKIYGDFFGIEDVAAVEDVLRGVKYEREDVLKALETIDITRYFAGISREEIAEAVVG from the coding sequence ATGAAATACATTATCAATCATTCAAACGACACTGCCTTTAATATTGCCTTGGAAGAATATGCCTTTAAACATCTTTTGGATGAGGATCAAATCTTCCTACTTTGGATTAACAAGCCATCTATCATTGTTGGTCGTCACCAGAATACCATCGAAGAAATCAACCGTGATTATGTTCGCGAAAACGGAATTGAGGTAGTTCGCCGTATCAGTGGTGGTGGAGCTGTTTACCACGATTTAAATAACCTCAACTACACGATCATTTCAAAAGAAGATGAAAACAAAGCTTTTGACTTCAAGAGCTTCTCAACTCCAGTTATCAATACTTTGGCTCAACTTGGTGTTAAAGCTGAATTTACAGGCCGTAATGACCTTGAGATTGATGGCAAGAAATTCTGTGGCAATGCCCAAGCCTATATCAACGGTCGTATCATGCACCACGGTTGCTTGCTCTTTGACGTTGATTTGTCAGTCCTCGCAAATGCCCTCAAGGTTTCAAAGGATAAATTTGAATCAAAAGGGGTGAAATCTGTTCGTGCTCGTGTCACCAATATTATCAATGAATTACCAGAAAAAATCACAGTCGAAGAATTCCGTGACTTACTCTTGGAATACATGAAAAAAGAGTATCCAGAGATGACAGAATACGTCTTTTCTGAGGAAGAATTGGCTGAAATCAATCGCATCAAGGATACTAAGTTTGGTACTTGGGACTGGAACTACGGTAAATCACCTGAATTTAACATCCGTCGTGGAACAAAATTCACCAGTGGTAAGGTTGAAGTCTTTGCCAACGTCATTGAATCAAAAATCCAAGATATCAAGATTTATGGTGACTTCTTTGGTATCGAAGACGTTGCTGCAGTAGAAGATGTCCTTCGTGGGGTGAAATACGAACGCGAAGATGTCCTCAAAGCGCTAGAAACCATTGATATCACACGCTACTTCGCTGGTATCAGCCGTGAAGAAATCGCTGAAGCAGTAGTTGGATAA
- the xerS gene encoding tyrosine recombinase XerS, with product MKREILLERIDKLKQIMPWYVLEYYQSKLAVPYSFTTLYEYLKEYDRFFSWVLESGISNADKISDIPLSVLENMSKKDMESFILYLRERPLLNANTTKQGVSQTTINRTLSALSSLYKYLTEEVENDQGEPYFYRNVMKKVSTKKKKETLAARAENIKQKLFLGDETEGFLSYIDQEYPQQLSNRALSSFNKNKERDLAIIALLLASGVRLSEAVNLDLRDLNLKMMVIDVTRKGGKRDSVNVAAFAKPYLENYLAIRNQRYKTEKTDTALFLTLYRGVPNRIDASSVEKMVAKYSEDFKVRVTPHKLRHTLATRLYDATKSQVLVSHQLGHASTQVTDLYTHIVNDEQKNALDSL from the coding sequence ATGAAACGTGAGATTTTACTGGAACGAATCGACAAACTAAAACAAATCATGCCCTGGTATGTTCTTGAATACTACCAATCTAAGCTTGCTGTTCCTTACAGTTTTACAACCTTGTACGAATACCTCAAGGAATATGATCGATTTTTCAGCTGGGTTTTGGAGTCTGGCATTTCAAACGCTGATAAAATATCTGATATTCCTTTATCTGTCTTGGAAAATATGTCAAAGAAAGACATGGAATCCTTTATCCTTTACCTACGTGAACGTCCTTTGCTGAATGCTAATACAACCAAGCAAGGAGTTTCTCAGACAACCATCAATCGGACCTTGTCAGCACTTTCTAGTCTTTACAAGTATCTGACCGAGGAGGTTGAAAACGATCAAGGGGAACCTTATTTCTATCGTAATGTAATGAAGAAAGTTTCAACAAAGAAAAAGAAAGAGACACTTGCTGCTAGAGCTGAAAACATCAAGCAAAAACTCTTTTTAGGTGATGAAACAGAAGGTTTTCTATCTTATATTGACCAAGAGTATCCACAACAACTTTCAAATCGCGCTCTCTCATCATTCAACAAAAATAAAGAACGTGATTTGGCCATTATTGCCCTTCTCTTGGCGTCTGGTGTCCGCTTATCTGAAGCTGTTAATCTGGATCTAAGAGATCTCAATCTCAAAATGATGGTTATCGATGTCACTCGAAAAGGGGGCAAACGTGACTCGGTAAATGTTGCTGCCTTTGCAAAACCTTATTTAGAGAATTATCTGGCCATTCGAAATCAACGCTATAAGACGGAAAAAACAGATACAGCCCTTTTTTTGACTCTCTACAGAGGTGTTCCTAATCGTATCGATGCTTCTAGCGTTGAAAAAATGGTTGCTAAGTACTCTGAGGACTTCAAAGTGCGTGTAACCCCCCACAAACTACGACATACTCTAGCAACTAGGCTCTATGATGCCACTAAATCTCAAGTTTTGGTCAGTCACCAGTTAGGACATGCCAGTACACAAGTCACTGACCTCTATACCCATATCGTTAATGATGAACAAAAGAATGCTCTAGATAGTTTATAA